A genomic region of Paramormyrops kingsleyae isolate MSU_618 chromosome 19, PKINGS_0.4, whole genome shotgun sequence contains the following coding sequences:
- the LOC111858985 gene encoding serine/threonine-protein phosphatase 4 regulatory subunit 3-like encodes MTDTRRRVKVYTLNEDRQWDDRGTGHVSSSYVERFKGISLLVRAESDGSLLLESKINPNTAYQKQQDTLIVWSEADNYDLALSFQEKVGCDEIWEKICQVQGKDPSVDITQDLVEESEEERFDDMSSPGFELPPCELNRLEEVAELVASSLPSPLRREKLALAVENEGYIKKLLELFHVCEDLENHEGLHQLFEIIKGIFLLNRTALFEVMFSDDCIMDVIGCLEFDPSLPQPRRHREFLTKTAKFKEVIPISDPELKQKIHQTYRVQYIQDMVLPTPSVFEENMLSTLHSFIFFNKVEIVGMLQDDERFLTDLFAQLTDEATDDDKRQELVNFLKEFCAFSQTLQPQNRDAFFKTLSNMGILPALEVILGMDDGLVRIAATDIFSYLVEYNPSMVREFVMQESQQNDDDILLINLIIEHMICDTDPELGGAVQLMGLLRTLVDPENMLATANKTEKTEFLSFFYKHCMHVLSAPLLANTTEEKPSKDDFQTSQLLALILELLTFCVEHHTYHIKNYIINKDILRRVLVLMASQHAFLALCALRFMRKIVGLKDEFYNRYIMRNFLIEPVVKAFLNNGSRYNLMNSAVIEMFEFIRVEDVKSLTAHIIEHYWKSLEDVNYVQTFKGLRLRYEQQRERQDNPKLDSMRSILRNHRYRRDARTLEDEEEMWFNTDEDDLEDGEAIMSPPDKTKADDDLMDPFSKFMERKKLKESEEKDVLGKSSLTGRQSPSFKLSFSSSTKPSLATPSSNSHHPGSPGSPGSPGSPGSAGSPGSGPKSSHPVAAVTAKGLVGLVDYPDDDEEEEDDIERNQPLTKKSKLSS; translated from the exons atgACGGACACACGCCGGCGAGTGAAGGTTTACACCCTCAATGAAGACAGGCAGTGGGACGATCGGGGTACCGGGCACGTCTCGTCCAGCTACGTCGAGAGGTTTAAAGGGATATCTTTGCTGGTACGAGCCGAAAGCGACG GTTCTCTTTTGCTGGAATCAAAAATAAACCCAAACACTGCTTACCAGAAACAACAG GACACATTAATAGTGTGGTCCGAAGCTGATAACTATGACCTGGCGCTTAGCTTTCAGGAGAAAGTGGGGTGTGATGAAATCTGGGAGAAAATATGCCAG GTCCAGGGGAAGGACCCTTCTGTGGACATCACACAGGACTTGGTGGAGGAGTCTGAGGAGGAGCGTTTTGATGACATGTCATCCCCTGGCTTCGAGCTGCCCCCCTGTGAGCTGAACCGGCTGGAGGAGGTAGCAGAGCTGGTGGCCTCGTCACTGCCCTCACCACTGCGCCGTGAGAAGCTGGCTCTAGCTGTAGAGAATGAAGGCTACATCAAGAAGCTCCTGGAGCTCTTCCATGTCTGTGAAGACCTGGAGAACCACGAGGGGCTGCACCAACTGTTTGAGATCATTAAGGGAATTTTTCTCCTCAACCGGACTGCCCTTTTTGAGGTCATGTTCTCTGATGATTGTATCATGGATGTGATTGGCTGCCTGGAGTTTGACCCCTCCCTGCCCCAGCCCCGGAGACACAGGGAATTCCTGACTAAGACTGCCAAGTTCAAGGAGGTCATCCCCATTTCAGACCCTGAACTCAAGCAGAAAATTCACCAGACGTACCGAGTACAGTACATTCAGGATATGGTCCTACCCACCCCTTCTGTCTTTGAGGAAAACATGCTCTCCACTCTTCactcctttattttttttaataaagtggAAATTGTCGGAATGCTGCAG GACGATGAAAGGTTCCTGACAGACCTCTTTGCACAGCTAACTGACGAAGCAACCGATGATGACAAGAGACAAGAACTG GTTAACTTCCTTAAGGAATTTTGTGCATTCTCTCAGACGTTACAACCTCAAAATAGAGATGCCTTCTTCAAAACGTTGTCAAACATGGGCATCCTCCCGGCCCTAGAGGTCATATTG GGCATGGATGACGGCCTGGTGCGCATTGCTGCCACGGATATCTTCTCCTACCTGGTGGAGTACAACCCTTCCATGGTACGGGAGTTTGTGATGCAGGAGTCCCAGCAGAATGACGAC GAtatccttctgatcaacctgATCATTGAGCATATGATCTGTGACACGGACCCTGAGCTAGGTGGCGCCGTGCAGCTGATGGGCTTGCTCCGCACCCTAGTGGACCCGGAGAACATGCTTGCCACAGCCAAC AAAACTGAGAAGACAGAGTTCCTGAGCTTCTTCTATAAGCACTGCATGCATGTGCTCTCCGCCCCACTGCTGGCCAACACCACAGAAGAGAAGCCCAGCAAAG ATGACTTCCAGACGTCACAGCTGCTGGCGCTGATTCTGGAGCTGCTGACGTTCTGCGTGGAGCACCACACCTACCATATCAAGAACTACATCATCAACAAGGACATCCTGCGCAGGGTGCTGGTGCTCATggcttcccagcatgccttcCTTGCTCTCT GTGCACTCAGATTCATGAGGAAAATCGTTGGTCTGAAGGACGAGTTTTACAATCGCTACATCATGCGGAACTTTCTGATTGAACCGGTGGTGAAGGCCTTCCTGAACAACGGGTCGCGTTACAACCTCATGAACTCCGCCGTCATCGAGATGTTTGAGTTCATTCGGGTG GAGGATGTGAAGTCCTTGACGGCCCACATCATAGAGCACTACTGGAAATCACTTGAAGATGTGAACTATGTTCAAACGTTTAAAGGACTCAGGCTGAGATACGAGCAGCAGAGGGAACGACAGGACAACCCCAAGCTGGACAG CATGCGGTCCATACTTCGGAACCACCGGTACCGGCGGGATGCCCGCACgctggaggatgaggaggagatgTGGTTCAACACAGATGAGGATGACCTGGAGGATGGGGAGGCCATAATGTCTCCTCCTGACAAGACCAAAGCTGACGATGATCTCATGGACCCGTTCAGCAAGTTCATGGAGAGGAAGAAAT TGAAAGAGTCTGAAGAGAAAGATGTGCTGGGGAAGTCAAGCCTGACTGGACGCCAGAGTCCCAGCTTCAAGCTGTCCTTCTCCAGCTCCACCAAGCCCAGCCTCGCCACTCCATCCTCTAACAGCCACCATCCTGGCTCACCTGGCTCACCTGGGTCACCTGGATCTCCAGGTTCGGCGGGGTCTCCTGGTTCTGGACCCAAGAGCTCACACCCCGTGGCAGCTGTCACCGCCAAG GGTTTGGTGGGGCTCGTAGATTACcctgatgatgatgaggaggaggaagatgatATAGAAAGGAACCAGCCCCTTACCAAGAAGTCAAAGCTGAGCTCATAA